From one Pecten maximus chromosome 8, xPecMax1.1, whole genome shotgun sequence genomic stretch:
- the LOC117333560 gene encoding leucine-rich repeat-containing protein 74B-like isoform X6, producing the protein MDWLLTRLEDEGSDTEGDPPCVDDLGYETEVDHSNLLLTISRASSRKSRPASSGSRLETGHSSDSDTDNDEGTRHKAPLEVDFATVDITDEKAFDTDLEIEVPSYGSHMEMIADFQALRLSYCMDNSLKFISDMNDVYKTIKQSTTYDRTGRTAYIEGCKKMGVVPASYFLRHMHDPNLSMKHHGLGSMGMKPIAMSLMTNTQIVKLDLSDNWLGHQGGLAVCEMLKENCFITFMDLSDNKFGTKMAEHLGKILNANSTLTHIILAGNDFDDTAALAFADVIMNTTKIEYLNLSRNVFGELGGMALGPAIAENSSLKELDLSWNSLRRKGAIAVAQGIKHNIYMKKINLSWNGFGLDGSIAMCDALKHNQTLEELNLTNNRITAEGAVILGKGISVNETLTSLKMGKNPMQSAGCYGICAAILRNPNSILKELDFSDILVNNDFNEIYKQVQEQCPDMKLKHGGMEPPKKPKKPVHPMVKLANYIQKNNLRLVDFFNKFDKDGSMSVTYEEFQQGIEETGIKLSNDEVSQLLLELDSDGDGEINYSELVIGHTGFQEQQDSINTILTATQPRPMTT; encoded by the exons ACCATCAGTCGAGCAAGCAGTCGAAAGTCTCGCCCAGCCAGCAGTGGGTCGCGTCTTGAGACAGGGCACAGTTCTGACAGCGACACTGACAATGATGAAGGTACACGACACAAAGCTCCTCTGGAGGTGGACTTCGCCACAGTGGATATCACAGACGAGAAGGCATTTGATACTGATCTCGAAATTGAAG TGCCCTCCTATGGAAGTCACATGGAAATGATTGCAGACTTTCAGGCTCTCCGATTGTCCTATTGTATGGATAACAGCCTCAAGTTCATATCCGACATGAATGACGTTTATAAAACCATCA AACAATCTACAACATATGACCGTACTGGTCGGACAGCATACATCGAGGGTTGTAAAAAGATGGGTGTGGTTCCTGCCTCCTACTTCCTGCGTCACATGCATGACCCTAACCTCAGTATGAAGCACCATGGACTGGGATCTATGGGCATGAAGCCTATAGCAATGTCTCTTATG ACCAACACACAGATTGTGAAGCTGGACTTGAGCGACAACTGGCTGGGCCACCAAGGAGGACTGGCTGTATGTGAGATGCTCAAGGAAAACTGTTTCATCACGTTCATG GATTTATCTGACAACAAATTTGGTACAAAAATGGCAGAGCACTTAGGGAAGATCCTCAATGCTAACTCCACCCTTACACACATCATACTGGCTG GTAACGACTTTGACGACACGGCAGCCCTGGCTTTTGCTGATGTTATCATG aaCACAACAAAGATAGAATATTTAAATCTGAGTCGGAATGTGTTTGGTGAATTAGGGGGTATGGCACTAGGACCTGCCATTGCTGAGAACAGCTCTCTCAAGGAACTAGACCTCAGTTGGAATTCTCTACGCAGAAAGGGTGCTATAGCTGTGGCACAGGGAATTAAG cataatatatacatgaagaAAATCAACCTGTCATGGAATGGGTTTGGACTGGATGGGTCAATAGCGATGTGTGATGCTCTCAAACACAACCAGACCTTAGAGGAACTTAATTTAAC GAATAACCGTATAACTGCTGAGGGTGCTGTAATACTAGGTAAAGGAATATCGGTGAATGAAACTCTCACTTCTCTAAAG ATGGGTAAGAACCCTATGCAGAGTGCTGGGTGTTATGGAATCTGTGCTGCCATTTTACGCAATCCTAATAGCATTTTAAAGGAGCTGGACTTTTCT GATATTCTTGTGAAcaatgattttaatgaaatttacaaacaagtGCAAGAACAATGCCCagatatgaaattaaaacatggGGGAATGGAGCCCCCTAAAAAGCCAAAGAAACCTGTCCACCCGATGGTCAAACTGGCCAACTACATACAGAAAAATAACCTACGACTGGTGGACTTCTTCaacaaatttgataaagatGGAAGTATGAGTGTGACATATGAAGAATTTCAACAAGGCATAGAG GAGACGGGTATCAAGTTATCCAATGATGAAGTTAGTCAGCTACTACTGGAACTGGACAGTGATGGGGATGGTGAAATCAACTACAG TGAGCTGGTGATTGGTCATACAGGATTCCAGGAGCAGCAAGACTCCATCAACACCATACTGACCGCCACCCAGCCCCGACCGATGACCACTTAG
- the LOC117333560 gene encoding leucine-rich repeat-containing protein 74B-like isoform X8: MSTPAIDLNARHKYVCTSKTISRASSRKSRPASSGSRLETGHSSDSDTDNDEGTRHKAPLEVDFATVDITDEKAFDTDLEIEVPSYGSHMEMIADFQALRLSYCMDNSLKFISDMNDVYKTIKQSTTYDRTGRTAYIEGCKKMGVVPASYFLRHMHDPNLSMKHHGLGSMGMKPIAMSLMTNTQIVKLDLSDNWLGHQGGLAVCEMLKENCFITFMDLSDNKFGTKMAEHLGKILNANSTLTHIILAGNDFDDTAALAFADVIMNTTKIEYLNLSRNVFGELGGMALGPAIAENSSLKELDLSWNSLRRKGAIAVAQGIKHNIYMKKINLSWNGFGLDGSIAMCDALKHNQTLEELNLTNNRITAEGAVILGKGISVNETLTSLKMGKNPMQSAGCYGICAAILRNPNSILKELDFSDILVNNDFNEIYKQVQEQCPDMKLKHGGMEPPKKPKKPVHPMVKLANYIQKNNLRLVDFFNKFDKDGSMSVTYEEFQQGIEETGIKLSNDEVSQLLLELDSDGDGEINYSELVIGHTGFQEQQDSINTILTATQPRPMTT, translated from the exons ATGTCTACACCAGCTATAGATTTGAATGCCAGACACAAGTATGTGTGTACCAGTAAG ACCATCAGTCGAGCAAGCAGTCGAAAGTCTCGCCCAGCCAGCAGTGGGTCGCGTCTTGAGACAGGGCACAGTTCTGACAGCGACACTGACAATGATGAAGGTACACGACACAAAGCTCCTCTGGAGGTGGACTTCGCCACAGTGGATATCACAGACGAGAAGGCATTTGATACTGATCTCGAAATTGAAG TGCCCTCCTATGGAAGTCACATGGAAATGATTGCAGACTTTCAGGCTCTCCGATTGTCCTATTGTATGGATAACAGCCTCAAGTTCATATCCGACATGAATGACGTTTATAAAACCATCA AACAATCTACAACATATGACCGTACTGGTCGGACAGCATACATCGAGGGTTGTAAAAAGATGGGTGTGGTTCCTGCCTCCTACTTCCTGCGTCACATGCATGACCCTAACCTCAGTATGAAGCACCATGGACTGGGATCTATGGGCATGAAGCCTATAGCAATGTCTCTTATG ACCAACACACAGATTGTGAAGCTGGACTTGAGCGACAACTGGCTGGGCCACCAAGGAGGACTGGCTGTATGTGAGATGCTCAAGGAAAACTGTTTCATCACGTTCATG GATTTATCTGACAACAAATTTGGTACAAAAATGGCAGAGCACTTAGGGAAGATCCTCAATGCTAACTCCACCCTTACACACATCATACTGGCTG GTAACGACTTTGACGACACGGCAGCCCTGGCTTTTGCTGATGTTATCATG aaCACAACAAAGATAGAATATTTAAATCTGAGTCGGAATGTGTTTGGTGAATTAGGGGGTATGGCACTAGGACCTGCCATTGCTGAGAACAGCTCTCTCAAGGAACTAGACCTCAGTTGGAATTCTCTACGCAGAAAGGGTGCTATAGCTGTGGCACAGGGAATTAAG cataatatatacatgaagaAAATCAACCTGTCATGGAATGGGTTTGGACTGGATGGGTCAATAGCGATGTGTGATGCTCTCAAACACAACCAGACCTTAGAGGAACTTAATTTAAC GAATAACCGTATAACTGCTGAGGGTGCTGTAATACTAGGTAAAGGAATATCGGTGAATGAAACTCTCACTTCTCTAAAG ATGGGTAAGAACCCTATGCAGAGTGCTGGGTGTTATGGAATCTGTGCTGCCATTTTACGCAATCCTAATAGCATTTTAAAGGAGCTGGACTTTTCT GATATTCTTGTGAAcaatgattttaatgaaatttacaaacaagtGCAAGAACAATGCCCagatatgaaattaaaacatggGGGAATGGAGCCCCCTAAAAAGCCAAAGAAACCTGTCCACCCGATGGTCAAACTGGCCAACTACATACAGAAAAATAACCTACGACTGGTGGACTTCTTCaacaaatttgataaagatGGAAGTATGAGTGTGACATATGAAGAATTTCAACAAGGCATAGAG GAGACGGGTATCAAGTTATCCAATGATGAAGTTAGTCAGCTACTACTGGAACTGGACAGTGATGGGGATGGTGAAATCAACTACAG TGAGCTGGTGATTGGTCATACAGGATTCCAGGAGCAGCAAGACTCCATCAACACCATACTGACCGCCACCCAGCCCCGACCGATGACCACTTAG
- the LOC117333560 gene encoding leucine-rich repeat-containing protein 74B-like isoform X9, whose product MSTRLSKLLTFPTISRASSRKSRPASSGSRLETGHSSDSDTDNDEGTRHKAPLEVDFATVDITDEKAFDTDLEIEVPSYGSHMEMIADFQALRLSYCMDNSLKFISDMNDVYKTIKQSTTYDRTGRTAYIEGCKKMGVVPASYFLRHMHDPNLSMKHHGLGSMGMKPIAMSLMTNTQIVKLDLSDNWLGHQGGLAVCEMLKENCFITFMDLSDNKFGTKMAEHLGKILNANSTLTHIILAGNDFDDTAALAFADVIMNTTKIEYLNLSRNVFGELGGMALGPAIAENSSLKELDLSWNSLRRKGAIAVAQGIKHNIYMKKINLSWNGFGLDGSIAMCDALKHNQTLEELNLTNNRITAEGAVILGKGISVNETLTSLKMGKNPMQSAGCYGICAAILRNPNSILKELDFSDILVNNDFNEIYKQVQEQCPDMKLKHGGMEPPKKPKKPVHPMVKLANYIQKNNLRLVDFFNKFDKDGSMSVTYEEFQQGIEETGIKLSNDEVSQLLLELDSDGDGEINYSELVIGHTGFQEQQDSINTILTATQPRPMTT is encoded by the exons ACCATCAGTCGAGCAAGCAGTCGAAAGTCTCGCCCAGCCAGCAGTGGGTCGCGTCTTGAGACAGGGCACAGTTCTGACAGCGACACTGACAATGATGAAGGTACACGACACAAAGCTCCTCTGGAGGTGGACTTCGCCACAGTGGATATCACAGACGAGAAGGCATTTGATACTGATCTCGAAATTGAAG TGCCCTCCTATGGAAGTCACATGGAAATGATTGCAGACTTTCAGGCTCTCCGATTGTCCTATTGTATGGATAACAGCCTCAAGTTCATATCCGACATGAATGACGTTTATAAAACCATCA AACAATCTACAACATATGACCGTACTGGTCGGACAGCATACATCGAGGGTTGTAAAAAGATGGGTGTGGTTCCTGCCTCCTACTTCCTGCGTCACATGCATGACCCTAACCTCAGTATGAAGCACCATGGACTGGGATCTATGGGCATGAAGCCTATAGCAATGTCTCTTATG ACCAACACACAGATTGTGAAGCTGGACTTGAGCGACAACTGGCTGGGCCACCAAGGAGGACTGGCTGTATGTGAGATGCTCAAGGAAAACTGTTTCATCACGTTCATG GATTTATCTGACAACAAATTTGGTACAAAAATGGCAGAGCACTTAGGGAAGATCCTCAATGCTAACTCCACCCTTACACACATCATACTGGCTG GTAACGACTTTGACGACACGGCAGCCCTGGCTTTTGCTGATGTTATCATG aaCACAACAAAGATAGAATATTTAAATCTGAGTCGGAATGTGTTTGGTGAATTAGGGGGTATGGCACTAGGACCTGCCATTGCTGAGAACAGCTCTCTCAAGGAACTAGACCTCAGTTGGAATTCTCTACGCAGAAAGGGTGCTATAGCTGTGGCACAGGGAATTAAG cataatatatacatgaagaAAATCAACCTGTCATGGAATGGGTTTGGACTGGATGGGTCAATAGCGATGTGTGATGCTCTCAAACACAACCAGACCTTAGAGGAACTTAATTTAAC GAATAACCGTATAACTGCTGAGGGTGCTGTAATACTAGGTAAAGGAATATCGGTGAATGAAACTCTCACTTCTCTAAAG ATGGGTAAGAACCCTATGCAGAGTGCTGGGTGTTATGGAATCTGTGCTGCCATTTTACGCAATCCTAATAGCATTTTAAAGGAGCTGGACTTTTCT GATATTCTTGTGAAcaatgattttaatgaaatttacaaacaagtGCAAGAACAATGCCCagatatgaaattaaaacatggGGGAATGGAGCCCCCTAAAAAGCCAAAGAAACCTGTCCACCCGATGGTCAAACTGGCCAACTACATACAGAAAAATAACCTACGACTGGTGGACTTCTTCaacaaatttgataaagatGGAAGTATGAGTGTGACATATGAAGAATTTCAACAAGGCATAGAG GAGACGGGTATCAAGTTATCCAATGATGAAGTTAGTCAGCTACTACTGGAACTGGACAGTGATGGGGATGGTGAAATCAACTACAG TGAGCTGGTGATTGGTCATACAGGATTCCAGGAGCAGCAAGACTCCATCAACACCATACTGACCGCCACCCAGCCCCGACCGATGACCACTTAG
- the LOC117333560 gene encoding leucine-rich repeat-containing protein 74B-like isoform X7: MDKLLDLRTDRIVMLRRRPHYGKPKLKTISRASSRKSRPASSGSRLETGHSSDSDTDNDEGTRHKAPLEVDFATVDITDEKAFDTDLEIEVPSYGSHMEMIADFQALRLSYCMDNSLKFISDMNDVYKTIKQSTTYDRTGRTAYIEGCKKMGVVPASYFLRHMHDPNLSMKHHGLGSMGMKPIAMSLMTNTQIVKLDLSDNWLGHQGGLAVCEMLKENCFITFMDLSDNKFGTKMAEHLGKILNANSTLTHIILAGNDFDDTAALAFADVIMNTTKIEYLNLSRNVFGELGGMALGPAIAENSSLKELDLSWNSLRRKGAIAVAQGIKHNIYMKKINLSWNGFGLDGSIAMCDALKHNQTLEELNLTNNRITAEGAVILGKGISVNETLTSLKMGKNPMQSAGCYGICAAILRNPNSILKELDFSDILVNNDFNEIYKQVQEQCPDMKLKHGGMEPPKKPKKPVHPMVKLANYIQKNNLRLVDFFNKFDKDGSMSVTYEEFQQGIEETGIKLSNDEVSQLLLELDSDGDGEINYSELVIGHTGFQEQQDSINTILTATQPRPMTT; encoded by the exons ATGGATAAATTATTAGATTTAAGGACGGATCGAATAGTGATGTTGAGGCGGCGTCCTCACTACGGAAAACCAAAACTTAAG ACCATCAGTCGAGCAAGCAGTCGAAAGTCTCGCCCAGCCAGCAGTGGGTCGCGTCTTGAGACAGGGCACAGTTCTGACAGCGACACTGACAATGATGAAGGTACACGACACAAAGCTCCTCTGGAGGTGGACTTCGCCACAGTGGATATCACAGACGAGAAGGCATTTGATACTGATCTCGAAATTGAAG TGCCCTCCTATGGAAGTCACATGGAAATGATTGCAGACTTTCAGGCTCTCCGATTGTCCTATTGTATGGATAACAGCCTCAAGTTCATATCCGACATGAATGACGTTTATAAAACCATCA AACAATCTACAACATATGACCGTACTGGTCGGACAGCATACATCGAGGGTTGTAAAAAGATGGGTGTGGTTCCTGCCTCCTACTTCCTGCGTCACATGCATGACCCTAACCTCAGTATGAAGCACCATGGACTGGGATCTATGGGCATGAAGCCTATAGCAATGTCTCTTATG ACCAACACACAGATTGTGAAGCTGGACTTGAGCGACAACTGGCTGGGCCACCAAGGAGGACTGGCTGTATGTGAGATGCTCAAGGAAAACTGTTTCATCACGTTCATG GATTTATCTGACAACAAATTTGGTACAAAAATGGCAGAGCACTTAGGGAAGATCCTCAATGCTAACTCCACCCTTACACACATCATACTGGCTG GTAACGACTTTGACGACACGGCAGCCCTGGCTTTTGCTGATGTTATCATG aaCACAACAAAGATAGAATATTTAAATCTGAGTCGGAATGTGTTTGGTGAATTAGGGGGTATGGCACTAGGACCTGCCATTGCTGAGAACAGCTCTCTCAAGGAACTAGACCTCAGTTGGAATTCTCTACGCAGAAAGGGTGCTATAGCTGTGGCACAGGGAATTAAG cataatatatacatgaagaAAATCAACCTGTCATGGAATGGGTTTGGACTGGATGGGTCAATAGCGATGTGTGATGCTCTCAAACACAACCAGACCTTAGAGGAACTTAATTTAAC GAATAACCGTATAACTGCTGAGGGTGCTGTAATACTAGGTAAAGGAATATCGGTGAATGAAACTCTCACTTCTCTAAAG ATGGGTAAGAACCCTATGCAGAGTGCTGGGTGTTATGGAATCTGTGCTGCCATTTTACGCAATCCTAATAGCATTTTAAAGGAGCTGGACTTTTCT GATATTCTTGTGAAcaatgattttaatgaaatttacaaacaagtGCAAGAACAATGCCCagatatgaaattaaaacatggGGGAATGGAGCCCCCTAAAAAGCCAAAGAAACCTGTCCACCCGATGGTCAAACTGGCCAACTACATACAGAAAAATAACCTACGACTGGTGGACTTCTTCaacaaatttgataaagatGGAAGTATGAGTGTGACATATGAAGAATTTCAACAAGGCATAGAG GAGACGGGTATCAAGTTATCCAATGATGAAGTTAGTCAGCTACTACTGGAACTGGACAGTGATGGGGATGGTGAAATCAACTACAG TGAGCTGGTGATTGGTCATACAGGATTCCAGGAGCAGCAAGACTCCATCAACACCATACTGACCGCCACCCAGCCCCGACCGATGACCACTTAG